Within the Corvus hawaiiensis isolate bCorHaw1 chromosome 8, bCorHaw1.pri.cur, whole genome shotgun sequence genome, the region ATAAAACTGGCTGTAACCAGGTAGAAACAACtacatttcttcttcctgtttCACACTGGTGATTATACTCTGCTTTCTTTACATGACAGCCACATCTTTTTCCCGAAGACCATTGTGTGTTTGGAACAGGTTGCAATATGCCATTCTGGACTCAAATGTTCAGAGTTTTGGGGTCCCTACTTTTTGGGGAAGGCTAGATAAAAGATGTTGTGCCAGCCTGTTCAGAGGCAGAAATCTAATACATCACCTAGCTCTAAATTTCATCTCTTCCCAAGATATAGGGGCAGGGGAGAAGGTGAAGGGGGGCAGAGGTTCTAGCTCTGTGGCATGATACATCATTACACTGGAGAAGAGCATCCCTGATTTTTCATACTAAGAGTTCCTGGCAATAGTGGTGTCTGTGTCCAGCTGTCTGGATTATCCTAACAGTGGGGTAACAGCTGACAGTGACTTGGTACACCATGACAGccagactgggagcactgggctgTTGAGCACTGCTGTAGGGGTGCGCATCAGACTGTGGCTAGAGGTTCTTGGGCACCTGAGACCCCAGCACACTTGACTTGGGCAAGATGTGATAGACCTCCTTTTGGGAAGAGTTGCCACTCAAGTTGTTTATCTGTATGTGTTCCATCCCCcaaatttctgcttcttctttccccaTCTGGTCTAGGCTCTGGGGGTGCAGCTCTTCCTGTCTGGCTTCTTCCTCCTGTGAACAAGAAGAAAGCGTGACCTGCAATGTCAGCAAGCTACCAAGAAGCCTAGCAACAGTCCAGGAGAGAGGCAAGGTGTGCATGACACTAAAATATCTTCCCACATTCTTTCAGAAATTAGAACAAGCCTGCCTGTCTATTAGAGATCCAATACACTGTTTGCTGCAATACACTGATGAATGCACTTTCAAGCTTTAGAAAAACAAGGAGAGATTCATCCCTTTTCATCCTTTTGAGCACATTCACAGAAATGCTGTGGCAAAGCAAATCTGCAAGCAAACACTTGCATAAGATTTTGGGCATGTTCACATGAGAAGGAGGGCCTCCCAAAACACTCTTTCAGATGGGAAGGGATCACAAGACTACTCTGCAAAAGGGATGGCTTTTTTCTGAATCTGCAAGGTCACTTTGTGCTGTTTGGCTCCGCTCATTATTGAAGCCACAAAAACCTGAAGTAGTGACATGGCTCCCACATGCCTTGATGCCTTTGACTTTAAAGGTGAAGAGCCAAAATACACTGGCTGACTCAATGTGGGCAGTCTTTGGCAAAAGTCAGAATTCTGCAGGGAGATGCTATAAGCACACAGCTGACAACCTTCCACCCTATGTGTGATAAATAATCCACAGGCAAGATGTTAAGATCACAGTCCATGACAGCCATGAGCTGCTCTTGCTGGAGAGGACAGTTTGATCATTTTAATGTCTGAGGATGAACAGTTACAAAGCAACTGAAGACAGGCAAATTTTATCCACTGCCACAGGAGTAAGGCTGGCCTCCAAGGAGCCAGAAGGTGTGTTTAAAGGTACCATGGTTAACTGAGGGGACACGAAAGCAAGAGGTTTTGTGTCATTTTGCTTAAACAGAAAAGACTTATCATACAGAATGCTgaccctgcccctgcccaggccTTTTCGTCTTATGTCAATGAGGAttggaaaagcaaagatgaTACCAGGCCCTTTCACCCAGCAGGGCTGGTCACCTGATCTGAAGCTGGTTCAAATGCGTGGTGGAGAGCTACCAACCTTGCTAACATCACCCAATGGTTTGCCCAACAGATCCTTCCTCTtcagctcttttctttctggcaCATCAAGCTTGTTCACCACAGCATCAATCTTGGAGCCAATGCTGTTTATAGactgttccagctgcagcacacgATGCAGGAGGCTGAGGGAAACATGGAGAGCATTTGTAAGCTTTTTCTTGTGATGATTAGTACGATTTGCAGCAGACATGTCCCAGAGACCTGAAATAGAAGTGAAAGCTCCCCATCAGATAACTGATTCACACCCACTGATGAGATAACTACCTGCTACACTGTGTTTTTGTCTGTAATCAGTGGTTCTGCTTAGGATGGGTCCCAGCCCAGACACGGTATAATACCACCATTAAATACTGCACCTGTCTCTCCTCTGATATGGCCCTATGTGGTTTGCTCAGTGTTTCTCAATAGTAGAATCAGGATATCCTGATTCTCTGTGCTGTATTTATCTCATGCTTCTCCTATGGAAGAATTAGCCAAGTATTATTCTTGGACCTGGAGGATAAAGGCCAACTAGGCTACAAATCAAGGATATTTATTGCTACAGGACCTTTTGTAAAGGTATCAGCTTTCCCTGGCCCAGTTATCTGACCTGAAACATGACAGAATATTGCCTGTGGCCACATGACAGGTGAAGAGGTTATTCAAGaggcagaaagcaaaatttcttAATTCAATCTTTTACAGGAACAAGCAAACTACATAACTAGAACTGTACTGGTTACCTGCTTATTTACACACATGCAAGATAAAAGGGACAAGATCTTACTGAAACTGCTCAGCACCACTGTAAAGAGTCACATCAGGGAAGGAAACAGCAGGAAATTGGACCCCTCTTTTGCAGGGGGGTTAAACTACTGACAGCACAAACATACACTTGGAACTCTTCTTTGGAGACCCAGATGGCCTTATTGGTGTGGTTATTCCTTGCTTCCATGTAGGTCAGATTCTCATCCAGGTTGTTGTCACCATAGGATTTCCCCAAAATTTCAATCTCTGTATTCAGAGCAACCTGGAGAACAAAGAAACTCCTGCAAATATGGATACTGACTCTGTGGTCAGCTTTACTGTGAATAACACAGAGCTTCACAGGCAGTGATATACTCAGCTGTTTCCAGGTAGAGTTGGAACTATATTTTACTTGCCTGCTTAGTTTATACCATAAACCCAAAGATTCCTGAGGCCACTTTGGAGTGATCTCTACcaaacagaagatttttttccttgccctttttttttaccctttttgcCTCTAGGTCACGCTTCATCTGCTGTTGCTCCTCTTCGTCAAGGATGTGATTGCCATCTTTGTCAAATCTGGAGAAAGCTGCTGTGATCTCATGGTCTGCATGGCCCAGTCTGCAAAAGAATAGAAAGAGAAAGCTCAAAGCATAGAATTACACTGTTAAGCTCTAACAGAGTGGGAATTTTGAAATCAGTGTGTTGTTTCCTCTTGCCAGTGGCAAACCTAGACATCCCAAATGGGCAAGAAATAGTTAAACAAACCTATTTAGGACAGGAGATTAAACATTTGaggaaagataattttttttttttttgagtcttAAATTGCCCAGATCTGAGCTAACTGCTCTCCTTGtcttgaaaagcagaaaatttaaattaccTGCATTACTAAGAGAAAGGACTAAGTGGGCATCCCTCAAACTGACTCACTTACTCCTTCAAGCTGTTCTTGAATTCTTCAAAGTCTAGTTGTTTCGTTCTGTTCTGCAGGGCTTTCTGCACATCGGAAATCCGCTCCTTCTTCAGTTTCAGCCTCGTGAGTGTCCGGTTGTAGCTCTGTTACCAAAGATACACACAGAACCATGCACAAAGAACCGTGAAGAGTAGAGCAGAGCAGGCAATGCAATACAGGTGAGCATATGCTGAGTAATACCAGCGGTTTTTAAGCTTTCcacaagcaaaaataaaacactgctgTATGAACCTCATCTCTAAACTAGGTTCATGCCTTCAGAGTGACACCAACACCCTAACCCTCTGATTTTCTTGTCCCAATTCTTCCTTTATCTGATTTCCCAGCACATCCACTGTTTAAGATAATGTCTCAAATACTATTCTTTCCAGAATATTGGTCCCACAGCAGAATTGTGACCTTCCAGGAGCTTTTCTGGAATTTGCCCATGGGAGAGTCAGATTTGTGCCACTGTAACAGGCTCAGCTTAGCAAAGTAAGGCTTGCCATGTTATTGATCAAAGTACTTCTACCTCTATGAAGGACTTTGTCTAGAGACCATCCTGGGAAGAAAAGTCTCTCAGAAACACTACATCAAGTAACAGGATTCCTCCAAGACCTGCTTGCTCATCTTCTCATTGCCAAAGGGTCTGGAAGCTTGATTTATCCCAGAAAGGAACTGTGACGCTTGGACATGCAAAGAACGGGGGTCTGGAGTTGTTTCTCTCTAGTAAATTCCACTTAGGTCAGGGACTTCCAAAATATGCTTCATGATTTAGCTAGAAAGCAGCATGGCATTCACTATTCATTACCTGCTTCAAGATGTCAGAGAGCTGTAGCTCATCCTTCTGGCTCGAAAGCTCCTCCTTGACTTCTGAGTAGGTGTCATTGATGATGGCTAGAAACATGTTCTAGAAAAAGGTGAAGAAGTGAGATGAATATGCATGAGACATCTTGCCTGCTccaacagcagaagcagcaagaaacagGCACAGATGTGCAGGACTTGGTTAAACCAGGAGCTGCTTCCCCATGGGGTATCTCTTGGGCAAATTAAAGAGGGTGAAGAGAAGGCCTGCTTCAACCACACCGTGCTTTCTTAAGTTTTTGCAGTTAAAGCAGTGGCTGGAAGTACATTTGTTCCCACATCAAATACTACCTTTGGTAGCTTCTCTTGCAAAGTCTTAGGTTACATTTGGACTCCTGACACTGGGTGTTTAACTTGGTTATTATGAGCATCCCTCTGCATCCATTGCCTAGGAAGCCAGTCAGTTTCAGTCTTCACCTTAACAGATGTCGGCCCTTAATCACCCTAATAATCAAATCCCCAGTCGTAGTAACACACTCTTTGCCTACTGTGGGCTATTTGCACTGCAACCAGAAACTCCTTTTCTAAGCATTTGCACTGCACCTAACCCAGGGATTGTCAGGAGGGGTCTCTCAAGCACTGCTCTCAATACAGGGACAAGGAGGACTTGGTTGCTTACCAGgagcacaaagaaaacaaagaacacATAGGTGACAAAGTAAATAGGCCCAAGGACCCTGTTGGCATTGTCAATGGAGTTGTAGTCAAAATCACCAAGAATGATCCGAAACTGGGTGAAactgggagaaagaaagagcacAGGGTCACACAAAGGCACATGCACTTATCCTACACCTTCAGACAGTCCTGAGGTGAACCTGAACCTGCCTGCAGCCCAGATGGGCACAGGCACAAACCAGAGCTGATCTGGTTAGAGctagaggaaaataaaacatggtTTCCACACAAATTCAGGTCGTCCAAAGTGTGCTTTGGTATAAACAggaatcaaaaccaaaacaacctgAATTTCCCTTATTAAAGGCATTTGACTTAACAGAGGCATCTCTTGCTGAGAGTTTGTGAGACTCTGGAGGGATGTTAGAACTGGACAGTGCTCTTCAACTTGCAGTTCATAGCTCCTATAATGAAGGAAGTTTAAGTCTATTGATCCTAAGCTTCTTTGTCTCCGTTTTCTCTTGCAGACCCCTCAAAGGCAGGACCTGGATGCCCAGAGGTCTGTGAAACACAAGCTGAAAACCACTGCTGTAACAGATACCTCCATTAACATCACACATTGCTTGAGCAGGCCCATAGACTGCAGGATTGTCTGAGATGGGACTTTAACTCACTTCCCCAACACTCCCTTCTGTGTGTGTGCGCTCATCCTCCATCTCAGATATATTGGTCATTATCTGTGGGACTTCTCTGGAAACAGATATCCTTACCAATATCCACCATATCTTTTGTCCTCACTGATAAACACCAGACAAATAGAAATCTGCCTGTAGCCCTCATTTTTCTCGTTGTATTCTTTTGTCCATGAAGATGTCACAGCCAGAAGGCTGTGAGCAACTTATTAACCATTGTGGCTTTATTACGATGAGATACAACACGTGTCTGATTGACATTGAGATTTGCAACTGGCGGGAAGAGTGGAAAGCAGTTAAAATTATTTCGATAAAATTATGGTACTAACTTACACACTTACATGCATTTAACAAAGGTACTGAAGTTTTCCACTTGTGTCCCAAAAAGAAGGTAACCCAGCTGGGCATAGGCAAAGAAGACAATGAAGAACATAATGGCAAAGCCCAGGATGTCCTTAGCACAACGTGCCAGTGTGGAGGAGAGCTGGGTCATTGTTTTGTTAAAGCTAATGTACTTGAATATCTGCAGGATGGAAGAATGGGGACAAAGTTAGGCCAAAACATAAGCTAGGTCAGTCTTTTTCATGTATGCACATGCTTACTAAGACAAGAAGCTCGCTATAGGACCAAAGTACTGAGAAGAAAGTTGGCTAGGGAATGGTGGCTTATTCTTCAGGATATTTGTCCCAGGTGTGCCACCATCCTCCTCTGGGTTTGTAAACGTATGACTGTTCCCTCTgtcaaaggaaaatataaacagGGACTACTAGAAGGACAAATGTCCTAAGGCTAATGAGGAGCCCCTTGCTGGCTTTCCACCACGCCAAGATGCTTTAGTTGAAATGCAAAGTCCATATCATCAGATGAGTCATTTCCAGCTGTTGAATGACCATCATGAAAAAAACATGGTTTGCAAGATTATCCTCAAGAATACCAAAATAGTACAGGGTGGACTAAGTTACGTGGTACTCAGGATTTTCTAAAACCGCTTTTACGCCACAGTGTCTGAGCTCATATTCCTGACTGTTATCTCCAAATAACTGACCTCAGAATGCAGGGTGAAAAGTTGCCCAGATTTACTGCAAAACAGAGCATATGACTTTGAAGAAAATCCTCTCTTGTATAGCTGTTACACTCATTTACTCAGAGGGATAGAAGAGACAACCCTCAAGCTCTCCAGAAGAAGAGGCCTGATTGGACACCTGGCACCTCCCACACCCCCTACAATACCTTGATCCAGGCAAAGAATAAGTTGACTGCATTCATGTTGTTGTACTGTGTCTGCCAGAATGCCAGGAACTCAAAGTCTGCATAGGTGTTGGGgtgtttcagcagctctcccagcagcctgTTCACCTCAGTGGTGCGAAAGATGTGAAACCCAATAGCGACAATGGAGAGCtgcaaagaggaagaggaatAGTCCGCAGTGACCACTGTTTCCATGCTTTCCatggaaattaaaatgtcaCAGAACTCATCGGAATCCCACTTCAGAGCTGCAGTCTAGTGGTGGGCTATGGAAATACAGTCTTGATGCGCTGAATGATGCCCTCACTTCACAGTCTCTGTGGCATCTCTAAGAAAGAATTTTCTCCTAGCAGTTCTTCCAGACACAAGAGCGTGTGTCCATGTACTCTGCAGTTCATTTTAGTATTAGAGCAAAACATGTGCCAGCTCTTGTCTCAGCTAGACTAATTTTCACATTC harbors:
- the PKD2L1 gene encoding LOW QUALITY PROTEIN: polycystic kidney disease 2-like 1 protein (The sequence of the model RefSeq protein was modified relative to this genomic sequence to represent the inferred CDS: substituted 1 base at 1 genomic stop codon), which codes for MHPTPLRSSTLPCRPPPPRPPPRRSAVPESRSQSPAALPPPRPPPRRSAVPSPPPPGPIPAPQPPPPGSPGTAQPTTAPRAAPENGHENSLVPSLYPTGLWGTTLTENTAENRELYVKTTLRELLVYVMFLVDICLLTYGMTSSNAYYYTKVMSELFLQTSTDGRVSFQSIGSMADFWVYAQGPLLDNLYWTKWYNNESLAVHSTQSYIYYENLLLGVPRMRQLKVKNNSCVVHDDFKEEISGCYDVYSEEKEERVSFGLINGTAWRYHSEEELGGSSHWGKLTSYSGGGYYIDLKMTREESAEALQVLKEKLWLDRGTRVVFIDFSVYNANINLFCVLRLVVEFPATGGAIPSWQIRTVKLIRYVSAWDFFIVACEIVFCVFIFYYVVEEALELRIHKLQYFTSIWNILDVVVILLSIVAIGFHIFRTTEVNRLLGELLKHPNTYADFEFLAFWQTQYNNMNAVNLFFAWIKIFKYISFNKTMTQLSSTLARCAKDILGFAIMFFIVFFAYAQLGYLLFGTQVENFSTFVKCIFTQFRIILGDFDYNSIDNANRVLGPIYFVTYVFFVFFVLLNMFLAIINDTYSEVKEELSSQKDELQLSDILKQSYNRTLTRLKLKKERISDVQKALQNRTKQLDFEEFKNSLKELGHADHEITAAFSRFDKDGNHILDEEEQQQMKRDLEAKRVALNTEIEILGKSYGDNNLDENLTYMEARNNHTNKAIWVSKEEFQVLLHRVLQLEQSINSIGSKIDAVVNKLDVPERKELKRKDLLGKPLGDVSKEEEARQEELHPQSLDQMGKEEAEIWGMEHIQINNLSGNSSQKEVYHILPKSSVLGSQVPKNLXPQSDAHPYSSAQQPSAPSLAVMVYQVTVSCYPTVRIIQTAGHRHHYCQELLV